A genome region from Euphorbia lathyris chromosome 4, ddEupLath1.1, whole genome shotgun sequence includes the following:
- the LOC136227573 gene encoding transcription factor GTE7-like, whose amino-acid sequence MASAVLANRNEPNWTQPQPRGGAKFMGKVPFSNSNPKLSKKRQFQPAQPVVNFDGPPALMQPAASDDASSINRRPPNDFNTGGYLTFNISSYSKKELVELKNRFLAELEQIRKLKSRINSSELQIRSSSNFHSKKPIAAPNNKKILGNKRPFPATNFGFGGKDVKRSNHPEQGSLMKKCVQILSKLMKHKHGYIFNSPVDVEGLQLHDYYDIIKNPMDLGTVKLKMSKNLYESPMDFAADVRLTFTNAMMYNPKGHEVYSLAEQLLSRFEEWFRPIRDKFGEDDLDQGHEQDQVQVQVQVQVQEVQASSWDHNPSRGDIDRVKKDQENVMPIAPKYEQIPKSIPPSASNPQSTSQMPVRTPSPLKAPPVKPLKLPKPKAKDPNKREMSLEEKHKLGIGLQSLPQEKMEQVVQIIRKRNGHLTQDGDEIELDIEAVDTETLWELDRFVTNYKKMVSKIKRQALLGVNNPGAAISDGNKDVSGNERMDVVTEVKKPKKGDAGDEDVDIGDEMPMSSFPPVEIEKDNGHASSSSSSSSSSSDDSSSSSDSDSGSSSGSDSEDAHS is encoded by the exons ATGGCTTCTGCAGTCTTAGCGAATCGTAACGAACCGAATTGGACGCAGCCACAGCCGAGAGGCGGTGCAAAATTCATGGGCAAAGTCCCTTTTTCGAATTCAAACCCTAAATTGTCCAAAAAAAGGCAATTTCAGCCGGCTCAACCTGTCGTTAACTTCGATGGCCCTCCGGCTTTAATGCAACCAGCTGCATCGGATGATGCATCGTCTATAAATCGGAGGCCGCCTAACGATTTCAACACAGGCGGTTATCTGACTTTCAATATCTCTTCGTATTCTAAGAAGGAGCTTGTTGAGCTCAAGAATCGATTTCTGGCTGAGCTTGAACAGATCCGGAAGTTGAAGAGTCGAATCAATTCATCTGAGTTGCAGATCAGATCTAGCTCCAATTTCCACAGCAAGAAACCAATCGCGGCTCCTAACAACAAGAAAATTTTAGGCAACAAGAGGCCGTTTCCTGCAACAAATTTTGGATTTGGGGGTAAAGATGTCAAGCGATCGAATCACCCAGAGCAAGGCTCGTTGATGAAGAAATGTGTCCAGATTCTGTCGAAATTGATGAAACACAAGCATGGGTATATCTTTAATTCGCCGGTCGATGTTGAGGGACTTCAGCTACATGATTATTACGATATAATTAAAAATCCGATGGATTTAGGGACTGTCAAATTGAAAATGAGCAAGAATTTGTACGAGTCGCCCATGGATTTTGCTGCTGATGTGCGATTGACATTCACCAATGCCATGATGTACAACCCTAAAGGACATGAAGTTTACTCTCTCGCTGAGCAGTTGCTTTCCAGATTTGAGGAATGGTTCAGACCCATTCGAGATAAATTTGGCGAAGATGACCTAGATCAGGGGCATGAGCAAGATCAAGTTCAAGTTCAAGTTCAAGTGCAAGTTCAAGAAGTGCAAGCGAGTTCTTGGGATCACAACCCCAGCCGTGGTGACATTGATAGGGTAAAGAAGGATCAGGAAAATGTGATGCCAATTGCGCCTAAATATGAACAGATCCCAAAATCGATTCCTCCAAGTGCGTCAAATCCTCAATCTACCTCCCAGATGCCAGTGCGGACTCCATCACCATTGAAAGCTCCCCCAGTGAAGCCTTTAAAGCTTCCAAAGCCCAAGGCCAAAGATCCCAATAAGAGGGAAATGTCTCTTGAGGAGAAGCACAAGTTAGGAATTGGGTTGCAGAGTTTGCCTCAAGAGAAGATGGAACAAGTTGTGCAGATTATAAGGAAGAGGAATGGGCATTTGACGCAAGATGGAGATGAGATTGAGCTAGATATTGAAGCTGTTGATACAGAGACACTATGGGAGCTTGATCGATTTGTGACTAATTACAAGAAGATGGTTAGCAAGATCAAGCGTCAAGCCTTGTTGGGTGTCAACAATCCAGGAGCCGCTATTAGCGATGGCAACAAG GATGTATCTGGTAATGAGAGAATGGATGTTGTAACCGAGGTGAAGAAGCCAAAGAAAGGGGATGCAGGGGATGAAGATGTGGACATTGGTGATGAGATGCCAATGAGCAGTTTTCCGCCTGTGGAGATTGAGAAGGATAATGGCCATGCTAGTAGTAGTTCTAGCAGCTCAAGTAGTTCGAGTGATGATTCATCCTCATCTAGTG ATTCTGATTCAGGGAGTTCTTCAGGAAGTGATTCTGAGGATGCACATTCTTAG